A region of bacterium DNA encodes the following proteins:
- a CDS encoding glycine--tRNA ligase, whose amino-acid sequence EQMEIEYFVRPEEADKKLEEWIELMFNWYINLGINKDQLRKRPHEANELAHYAKACTDIEYLFPFGWSELEGIANRTDFDLKQHSKFSGKDLQYFDNVKKEKFFPHIIEPSGGVDRSVLAFLVDAYHEEKVKDNLRVVLKLHKDLAPVKVAILPLLRNRPEIVKLAKEIAQNLKKILVTVYDDTGAIGKLYRRQDEVGTPFCVTVDVESLEDKQVTVRERDTMQQERIDIDKLKEYLQKKFDVN is encoded by the coding sequence TGAGCAAATGGAAATAGAATATTTTGTGCGTCCCGAAGAGGCAGACAAAAAATTAGAAGAGTGGATAGAATTAATGTTTAACTGGTATATTAATCTGGGAATTAATAAAGACCAATTACGCAAACGTCCACATGAAGCAAACGAATTGGCGCATTATGCCAAAGCGTGCACAGATATTGAATATCTTTTTCCGTTTGGCTGGAGTGAACTTGAGGGTATAGCCAACCGTACCGATTTCGACTTAAAACAACATTCCAAATTCAGCGGCAAAGACCTTCAATATTTTGATAACGTCAAAAAAGAGAAGTTTTTTCCTCATATCATTGAACCCTCAGGTGGTGTAGATAGAAGCGTATTGGCATTTCTGGTTGATGCTTATCATGAAGAGAAGGTCAAGGATAATTTACGTGTAGTTTTAAAACTACATAAAGATTTAGCACCCGTAAAAGTGGCAATTCTGCCGCTTTTAAGAAACCGCCCTGAAATAGTGAAGCTTGCAAAAGAAATAGCGCAAAACTTGAAGAAAATTCTTGTTACCGTTTATGACGATACCGGAGCCATAGGCAAACTTTACCGAAGACAAGACGAAGTCGGAACCCCTTTCTGCGTAACTGTAGATGTAGAATCACTGGAAGACAAACAAGTTACCGTTCGCGAGCGAGATACAATGCAACAGGAAAGAATAGATATAGATAAATTAAAAGAATATTTACAAAAGAAATTTGATGTTAATTGA